The following are encoded together in the Limisphaerales bacterium genome:
- a CDS encoding DUF1592 domain-containing protein gives MNRNIVIALLLLIGLPAHGQAFKAAVSPLVEASCIDCHDANTDTQLNFEKLGHDLSDAATFRQWMKIFDRVQKGEMPPKNKPRPEAALQAKALAALEVDLIAANRKQQAAQGRVAARRLTRLEFEYTLQDILGIGGNLKRHLPPENASAKFANVAEKQGISPVHIRSYLKAVDAALDETIMLGPKPREAARMMDYRNNRYSSMWFDRPMRNGGQTVMRTDDAYVMFSYRSEPHVAQSNNMGYHFPYPGLYRITAEGAGYQAKTHIGFGLYKASDKHGNTELIGNFEIKPGESRKIELTQYFEPGEFFFPAGLNLNAAPDGKMIYMMRDKGARGYKGEGLAIKWLKIEGPLEEVWPPTRTRNLLTGVQTPWLPQHRIYWTQPTKDPKEHLHDIVKRLAPKAFRRPVTDAEIESFVSLAKPHHPKNQPMHKMVRAPLRAMFSSPQFLFHAGQPGPLDDHALASRLSYFLWKTLPDDELTSLANEKKLTQPKVLAVQVDRMLNDPRSNRFINDFLDGWLHLSDIDATTPDPTLYPEYDNELRQAMLAETRLYLRELLAKNLPARNFIKSDFTFVNRRLAHHYGMANISGERLRRVALPADSVRGGLMTQASILKVTANGTLTSPVKRGHWVLNSLLGTPPQPPPPTISALEPDIRGAVTIRETLAKHRNVASCASCHQHIDPPGFALESFDPIGGFRQRYRTTGKGDWTNHRFMGRPVHEYRWGLNVDASGTTASGDKFRGIRRFRDLLLQQEEQVARNLVSQLITYATGAEVQFADRPEVERILANTKMDGYPVRELLHAVVQSRLFLNK, from the coding sequence CCAATGGATGAAGATCTTTGACCGGGTCCAAAAGGGCGAAATGCCCCCCAAGAACAAGCCACGTCCGGAAGCCGCGCTTCAAGCGAAAGCATTAGCCGCACTGGAAGTAGACCTAATCGCGGCCAATCGGAAACAACAAGCTGCCCAGGGCCGTGTGGCTGCTCGTCGACTGACCCGACTGGAGTTTGAATACACCCTGCAGGATATCCTTGGCATAGGTGGAAACCTAAAAAGGCATTTACCACCGGAGAATGCCTCGGCCAAGTTCGCCAACGTCGCTGAGAAACAGGGCATTTCGCCCGTGCATATTCGCAGCTACCTGAAGGCCGTGGACGCCGCGCTCGATGAGACCATCATGCTCGGCCCAAAGCCTCGAGAGGCAGCGCGTATGATGGATTACCGCAACAACAGGTACAGTAGTATGTGGTTCGACCGCCCGATGCGCAACGGTGGACAGACCGTGATGCGCACCGATGACGCCTATGTGATGTTCAGCTACCGCAGTGAACCGCACGTCGCCCAATCCAACAACATGGGGTATCACTTCCCTTACCCCGGGCTCTACCGAATCACTGCCGAAGGCGCCGGCTATCAAGCCAAGACCCACATCGGCTTCGGCTTATACAAGGCCAGTGACAAGCACGGTAACACCGAGTTGATTGGTAACTTTGAAATCAAGCCCGGCGAATCCCGCAAGATTGAACTCACCCAATATTTCGAGCCGGGTGAATTCTTTTTTCCCGCAGGATTGAACCTCAACGCGGCTCCGGACGGGAAAATGATCTACATGATGCGCGACAAGGGCGCGCGCGGCTACAAGGGCGAAGGTCTAGCCATCAAGTGGCTGAAGATCGAGGGGCCGTTGGAGGAAGTGTGGCCACCAACGCGTACCCGTAATTTGCTCACCGGCGTACAGACCCCATGGCTACCGCAGCATCGCATCTACTGGACACAGCCCACCAAGGATCCCAAAGAGCACCTGCACGACATCGTCAAGCGGCTCGCGCCCAAGGCCTTCCGCCGGCCGGTAACGGACGCGGAAATCGAATCCTTTGTCTCCCTCGCCAAACCGCATCACCCCAAGAACCAACCGATGCATAAAATGGTTCGCGCCCCCCTGCGGGCCATGTTCAGTTCGCCACAGTTCCTCTTTCACGCCGGCCAACCCGGTCCGCTGGACGATCACGCACTGGCCAGCCGACTTTCGTATTTCCTCTGGAAGACGTTACCCGATGACGAACTGACCAGCCTCGCCAACGAAAAGAAACTCACCCAACCCAAGGTGCTCGCCGTGCAGGTGGACCGCATGTTGAATGATCCGCGCTCGAACCGATTCATTAATGACTTTCTCGATGGTTGGTTGCACTTGAGCGACATCGACGCCACCACACCGGACCCAACCCTGTACCCTGAGTACGATAATGAATTGCGCCAAGCCATGCTCGCTGAAACACGGCTTTATCTACGCGAACTACTGGCGAAGAACCTGCCTGCTCGCAATTTCATCAAGTCTGATTTCACCTTCGTCAACCGCCGACTCGCTCACCATTATGGCATGGCCAATATCTCCGGAGAAAGACTGCGCCGAGTCGCATTGCCTGCTGATAGTGTGCGTGGTGGCCTGATGACCCAAGCCAGCATCCTGAAGGTCACCGCCAACGGAACACTTACCTCTCCGGTCAAACGCGGACACTGGGTACTAAACTCGCTCTTAGGTACACCACCTCAACCGCCACCGCCCACCATCAGCGCACTGGAACCGGATATCCGCGGAGCAGTAACCATCCGCGAGACACTCGCCAAGCATCGCAATGTCGCCAGTTGCGCCAGCTGCCATCAACACATCGATCCGCCCGGGTTTGCGCTGGAAAGCTTCGATCCGATCGGAGGCTTTCGCCAACGCTACCGCACCACCGGGAAAGGCGATTGGACCAACCACCGTTTCATGGGCCGCCCGGTCCACGAATACCGCTGGGGCCTCAACGTGGATGCCAGCGGCACGACCGCGAGCGGGGACAAGTTTAGAGGCATCCGCCGTTTCCGCGATTTGCTATTGCAGCAGGAGGAACAGGTCGCCCGAAATCTTGTGTCCCAACTGATCACCTACGCCACCGGAGCCGAGGTGCAGTTTGCTGATCGTCCCGAAGTAGAACGCATTCTCGCCAACACTAAAATGGATGGCTACCCTGTACGGGAGTTACTTCATGCCGTCGTGCAAAGCCGATTGTTTTTGAACAAATGA